A single genomic interval of Stieleria maiorica harbors:
- a CDS encoding CRTAC1 family protein — protein sequence MFAPIGPPPAATNVTSSEITATTCITSQVALCLPKTGRRWQSLASDRRSVTTARCFTLLLTAVSLLGSLLGGCDHSPNADNTDGNPASSHADHRDDKPLANPVGTLKLSLRRRQWDQAWAASQVILEQAEKNRSESGSTTDRDLSSIEPETLVLIAQAAHETGRPEQAAEFLRSACESESYQNASRVRQTMIAMIGLGQYYDGLEFLEQALRAQPEQHETRRWLFDFYIGADDRVSAMRHGQTLVLARRFDIGMLKDLSNTERRTLDADPLDQMVTRNPDDKRPLLGAAKSKFDESKFDEAIELLREIVAQHPEHHPSQAFLGQSLAASRRFEELERWAAAQTDGIQAYPSYWIALGDWARANDDGPAALRAFAQAATCGDPDVVQIWTRLATLLPQFIDNATVTGKEPAVTKEMVAVVNARAQQLTRFHQLKDRFIRTGEISRAIALQIAESLAKLGRLWEAEAWSAIATTLPEDDSVDVDAFRSDLVGRLNPETPWRVPEALPDFDSLYARLPLPSIEKVVSTSDPVRQSTGRDGSIAGNSAQQDGVIVDWKLENEADERGLTFWGRTSDTLHEPGIMLYQTLGCGGGTIDFDLDGWSDQYLVAAGGTPPAQDSEPNALFRNLGGQFQRVGEQSQTADKGFGQGVAVGDINEDGFPDLLVLNYGPNRLYVNNGDGTFRDASDQMPAGAPDEWSSSGSIADLDHDGLADLVVVNYCATLAPVTQSCPMTGSTVIRSCSPMLFPAMPDRFLKSQGDGTFVDSTEAWGAVTDSPGRGLGIIVGDLDGKPGNEVFVANDMTNNHYWSRLDGEPSDGKLSLSESAMLRGIGGDDRGIPQGSMGIATGDFDRDGDLDFYVTNFDKEYNTLHSQSSSGIWQDRTGALGLVDDTHPLVAFGTEAIDIDNSGELELVVTNGHVDLFSRGDEKAMYDQPMQIFQRSDDGRYRGVSLATLGEYFQSFHVGRGLWTSDVNRDGHVDFVVTHQTEPTALVINRTPKVGNWLRLDLKGRTSSRNAIGSTVRIETSQGTHTGFLVAGDGYQCSNDRVMHFGLGDLADQAVDVSVTWPTGISERFPDVPTRDQTVIVESAR from the coding sequence ATGTTTGCCCCGATCGGCCCACCGCCGGCTGCGACGAACGTCACATCCAGTGAAATCACCGCAACGACGTGCATTACGTCGCAGGTCGCGTTGTGTTTGCCGAAAACTGGGCGCCGGTGGCAATCACTTGCCTCCGATCGCCGCAGTGTCACGACCGCACGCTGTTTCACACTGCTGCTGACCGCCGTTTCATTGCTCGGGTCACTGCTCGGGGGATGTGATCACTCGCCAAATGCCGACAACACGGACGGCAATCCTGCGTCATCCCACGCGGACCATCGAGATGACAAACCGCTGGCCAACCCGGTCGGCACACTCAAATTGTCGCTACGACGCCGCCAATGGGACCAGGCCTGGGCCGCATCCCAAGTGATCCTGGAACAGGCCGAGAAGAACCGCAGCGAATCAGGCAGCACAACCGACCGGGATTTATCGTCGATCGAACCGGAGACCTTGGTCTTGATCGCCCAAGCCGCCCACGAAACCGGGCGTCCCGAACAGGCCGCCGAATTTCTGCGATCGGCCTGTGAATCGGAGTCCTATCAAAATGCCAGCCGCGTGCGACAAACCATGATCGCGATGATCGGGCTGGGACAATACTACGACGGGTTGGAATTCCTGGAACAGGCACTGCGCGCGCAACCGGAACAACACGAAACGCGACGCTGGTTGTTCGATTTCTACATCGGTGCCGACGATCGCGTTTCGGCGATGCGACACGGTCAAACCTTGGTGCTGGCCCGCCGCTTTGACATCGGGATGCTGAAGGATTTAAGCAACACCGAGCGGCGGACCTTGGACGCCGACCCGTTGGACCAAATGGTCACCCGCAACCCCGACGACAAACGACCGTTGTTGGGCGCCGCGAAATCTAAATTCGACGAGAGTAAGTTCGACGAAGCGATCGAGTTGCTTCGTGAGATCGTCGCCCAACACCCCGAACACCATCCGTCCCAGGCATTCTTGGGACAATCCTTGGCTGCCTCGCGACGCTTTGAGGAACTGGAACGCTGGGCGGCGGCGCAGACCGACGGGATCCAGGCCTACCCCAGTTACTGGATCGCCTTGGGCGACTGGGCGCGGGCCAACGACGACGGCCCTGCGGCGCTGCGTGCGTTTGCCCAAGCGGCCACGTGCGGCGATCCCGACGTCGTTCAAATCTGGACGCGGTTGGCGACGCTGCTGCCCCAGTTTATCGACAATGCCACGGTCACCGGCAAGGAACCCGCGGTCACCAAGGAAATGGTCGCGGTCGTCAACGCACGCGCTCAACAATTGACACGATTTCACCAACTCAAAGACCGCTTCATCCGGACCGGCGAAATCTCGCGTGCCATCGCGCTTCAGATCGCCGAGTCGCTCGCCAAGCTCGGGCGACTGTGGGAAGCCGAGGCTTGGTCGGCGATTGCGACCACGTTGCCCGAAGACGACTCGGTCGATGTCGATGCCTTTCGCAGCGATTTGGTCGGGCGGTTGAATCCGGAGACGCCCTGGCGAGTCCCCGAGGCACTGCCGGATTTTGATTCTCTGTACGCCAGGTTGCCACTGCCGAGCATCGAAAAAGTGGTTTCGACCAGCGATCCGGTCCGGCAATCGACCGGCCGTGACGGATCGATCGCCGGCAACTCCGCCCAGCAGGATGGGGTCATCGTCGACTGGAAGCTTGAAAACGAAGCAGACGAGCGCGGGCTGACGTTCTGGGGGCGGACCAGCGACACGCTGCACGAGCCGGGAATCATGCTGTACCAGACGCTCGGATGCGGCGGCGGAACGATCGATTTTGACCTGGACGGCTGGAGCGACCAATACCTGGTGGCCGCCGGTGGCACACCGCCGGCGCAGGACTCTGAACCCAACGCGTTGTTCCGAAACCTGGGTGGACAATTCCAACGCGTGGGGGAACAATCGCAGACGGCTGACAAAGGATTCGGCCAAGGCGTCGCCGTCGGTGACATCAACGAAGACGGCTTTCCAGATCTGCTGGTGCTCAACTACGGCCCCAACCGCTTGTACGTGAACAACGGAGACGGAACGTTTCGCGACGCGAGTGATCAAATGCCGGCGGGCGCCCCGGACGAATGGTCTTCCAGCGGTTCGATCGCCGATCTGGACCATGACGGACTGGCCGATCTGGTCGTCGTCAATTACTGCGCCACCTTGGCCCCGGTGACACAAAGTTGCCCGATGACAGGATCCACGGTGATTCGATCCTGTTCTCCGATGCTGTTCCCCGCCATGCCGGATCGTTTTTTGAAATCCCAAGGCGACGGGACCTTCGTGGATTCGACCGAGGCTTGGGGAGCGGTCACCGATTCGCCCGGCCGTGGCTTGGGAATCATCGTCGGCGACCTGGACGGCAAGCCGGGCAACGAAGTCTTTGTGGCCAACGACATGACCAACAACCACTATTGGAGTCGTCTGGACGGTGAGCCGTCCGATGGAAAACTTTCGCTGTCCGAATCGGCGATGCTGCGTGGAATCGGCGGCGACGATCGCGGCATCCCGCAAGGTTCGATGGGGATCGCCACCGGCGACTTCGATCGAGACGGTGACTTGGATTTTTACGTCACCAACTTCGACAAAGAATACAACACCTTGCACTCCCAATCCTCCTCCGGCATCTGGCAAGACCGCACCGGTGCGTTAGGTTTGGTCGACGACACCCACCCGCTGGTCGCGTTCGGCACCGAAGCGATCGACATCGACAACAGCGGTGAATTGGAACTGGTGGTCACCAATGGCCACGTCGACCTGTTCTCGCGGGGTGACGAAAAAGCGATGTACGACCAGCCGATGCAGATCTTTCAACGATCCGACGACGGCCGCTACCGCGGCGTGTCCCTGGCGACGCTGGGCGAGTACTTTCAATCCTTTCACGTCGGCCGCGGCTTGTGGACCAGCGACGTCAATCGCGACGGGCACGTCGACTTTGTGGTCACGCACCAAACCGAGCCGACCGCGCTGGTGATCAACCGCACGCCCAAGGTCGGCAACTGGCTGCGGTTGGATTTGAAAGGCCGCACGTCTTCACGCAACGCGATCGGCAGCACCGTTCGTATCGAAACCAGCCAGGGAACCCACACCGGATTCTTGGTCGCCGGCGACGGGTACCAATGCAGCAACGACCGCGTCATGCACTTCGGCCTGGGCGACCTGGCCGACCAGGCCGTCGATGTCTCGGTGACCTGGCCGACGGGGATCAGCGAACGATTCCCCGACGTTCCCACCCGCGATCAAACGGTGATCGTCGAATCGGCGCGGTAG
- a CDS encoding HupE/UreJ family protein codes for MSRFLVRGRLIWFVFLTACVLSGAARAHTTGETYVWLNVEEDRFTGRVELNLNDLRDKLGIDVHADAATDDRDQGTDAPADKRVQILRQTQPRVLDYIREHYQLSVDSGPIPIQYIDLQILDLPADEGSYAQYLYQTPTGPVPDTITIRNSLFVEDDFTHRSLVCIERNRKSGQEFEGEFTAMVFGSHNPVQELDLTHIDLLLRPRDFIWQGVLHIWIGIDHILFIVALLLPAVLVRRDNAWQPVQGFKQAFFNIVKIVTLFTIAHSITLSLAALGVIDLPSRLVESVIALSIILVALNTIRPRFNDKTWLIIFGFGLFHGMGFASVMSELPFRMIHLVKVLIGFNLGVELGQLAIVAVVFPIIFLLRESALYRRVILAGGSVVIGVIASYWFVERALAL; via the coding sequence ATGTCCCGCTTTTTGGTCCGCGGACGGTTGATTTGGTTCGTGTTCCTGACGGCGTGCGTGCTTTCGGGCGCGGCCCGTGCCCACACGACCGGCGAAACCTACGTCTGGCTGAATGTCGAAGAAGATCGGTTCACCGGACGTGTCGAACTCAATTTGAACGACCTGCGTGACAAACTGGGAATCGATGTCCACGCGGACGCCGCGACCGATGATCGCGATCAAGGGACTGACGCCCCGGCGGACAAACGCGTGCAGATTCTCCGGCAAACGCAGCCACGTGTGCTCGACTACATCCGAGAACACTACCAACTCTCGGTCGACTCCGGTCCGATTCCGATCCAGTACATCGATCTGCAGATCCTGGACTTGCCGGCCGACGAAGGCAGCTACGCCCAGTACCTCTATCAAACCCCGACCGGCCCCGTACCAGACACGATCACGATCCGAAACAGTCTGTTCGTCGAGGACGACTTCACGCACCGCAGTCTGGTCTGCATCGAACGCAATCGAAAAAGCGGCCAAGAATTCGAAGGCGAGTTTACCGCGATGGTCTTCGGATCACACAACCCGGTTCAAGAGCTGGACCTGACCCACATCGATCTGCTGCTGCGGCCGCGTGATTTCATCTGGCAAGGCGTGCTGCACATCTGGATCGGAATCGACCACATCCTGTTCATCGTCGCGCTGCTGCTGCCGGCCGTCTTGGTCCGCCGGGACAACGCCTGGCAACCGGTGCAAGGGTTCAAACAAGCCTTTTTCAACATCGTCAAAATTGTCACGCTGTTCACGATCGCTCACTCGATCACGCTCAGCCTGGCCGCACTGGGTGTGATCGACTTGCCATCGCGATTGGTCGAATCGGTGATCGCACTTTCGATCATCCTGGTCGCACTCAACACGATCCGCCCTCGGTTTAATGACAAAACCTGGTTGATCATTTTTGGATTTGGTCTGTTCCACGGCATGGGATTCGCCTCGGTGATGAGCGAATTGCCGTTTCGGATGATCCACCTGGTCAAGGTGCTGATCGGATTCAACCTGGGTGTGGAACTCGGGCAACTGGCGATCGTTGCCGTGGTGTTCCCGATCATCTTTCTGCTGAGAGAAAGCGCGCTCTATCGACGTGTCATTCTGGCCGGCGGATCGGTCGTGATCGGTGTGATCGCCAGTTACTGGTTCGTTGAACGGGCGTTGGCACTATGA
- a CDS encoding FG-GAP-like repeat-containing protein, which produces MLLPIGGGCAKKDDESAASIESPSGETPPEGTLSANDVAFLKRSGPKIEAFCGDCHAMPRPTSSPEDEWEMEIIQGFDLYRTSGRTDLDVPDEADVRRYFKMQAPKDSGMPVSETLNYPDAALTHTKSGLWRERVRAAGVTNVNWIDLGFESKPGNALVYCDIGTGTVNAYWPNDPEGEIRRLGTVLQPVHTEPCDLNQDGLVDLLVADIGEFTANDSDLGQVLWMERLSDSEAFRTHVLIDGLSRTADARAGDLDGDGDVDVLVAAFGWRNSGRTFILENQGMGDDGVPIFESRDVDPRHGPVHVPLVDFDGDGDLDFISLISQEHERVELFRNDGKGNFESELIYAAPDPAYGSSGIELVDMDGDDDLDVLYTNGDSFDRGPKPFHSVQWLENDGSLPMQRHEICIMPGVLNATAGDFDGDGDVDVVAVALLGAHISKDWVAQGASPIVMLSQQDDGSFTPSRLPGRMHDHLSVVKGDFNGDEKLDFAIGNFFRPAPNEVQSVLKEPELLIWMSK; this is translated from the coding sequence ATGTTGCTGCCCATCGGGGGTGGTTGTGCAAAAAAAGACGACGAATCGGCTGCGTCGATCGAATCGCCGTCGGGCGAAACACCCCCCGAGGGCACGCTGTCGGCCAACGACGTCGCCTTTCTGAAGCGGTCCGGACCGAAAATCGAGGCGTTCTGCGGCGATTGCCATGCGATGCCGCGTCCGACGAGCTCTCCCGAAGATGAATGGGAGATGGAGATCATCCAGGGATTCGATCTGTATCGGACCTCCGGACGCACCGATTTGGACGTTCCCGATGAAGCCGACGTGCGACGGTACTTCAAGATGCAGGCCCCCAAGGATTCGGGGATGCCTGTTTCCGAAACGTTGAATTACCCCGACGCGGCGCTGACCCACACCAAGTCCGGCTTGTGGCGAGAACGCGTTCGCGCCGCCGGCGTCACCAACGTCAATTGGATCGACCTCGGATTCGAATCCAAGCCCGGCAATGCCTTGGTGTATTGCGACATCGGAACGGGAACGGTCAACGCGTACTGGCCCAACGATCCCGAGGGGGAAATCCGCCGTTTGGGGACCGTGTTGCAACCGGTTCACACCGAACCGTGCGACTTAAATCAAGACGGATTGGTGGACCTGTTGGTCGCCGACATCGGTGAATTCACCGCCAACGATAGCGATTTGGGACAGGTGTTGTGGATGGAACGGCTGAGCGACAGCGAGGCGTTTCGGACGCACGTCCTGATCGACGGGCTCAGTCGGACCGCCGATGCTCGTGCGGGCGATCTTGACGGGGACGGCGATGTGGATGTGTTGGTCGCGGCGTTCGGTTGGCGAAACAGCGGCCGGACGTTCATTCTGGAAAACCAAGGCATGGGGGATGACGGTGTGCCGATCTTTGAATCCCGTGACGTCGACCCGCGTCACGGTCCGGTGCACGTGCCGCTGGTCGACTTTGATGGCGACGGTGACCTGGACTTCATCTCATTGATCAGCCAAGAACACGAACGCGTGGAGTTGTTCCGTAACGACGGCAAGGGCAACTTTGAAAGCGAATTGATCTACGCGGCGCCGGACCCGGCCTATGGTTCCAGCGGCATTGAGCTGGTCGACATGGACGGCGACGATGACTTGGACGTGTTGTACACCAACGGTGATTCCTTCGATCGCGGCCCCAAACCGTTTCATTCGGTTCAGTGGCTGGAAAACGACGGCTCGCTGCCGATGCAGCGACATGAAATCTGCATCATGCCGGGGGTCTTGAACGCGACCGCCGGGGACTTTGACGGCGATGGCGATGTCGACGTCGTCGCCGTCGCGTTGCTGGGGGCGCACATCTCCAAAGACTGGGTCGCACAGGGAGCCTCGCCGATCGTGATGCTGTCCCAGCAAGACGATGGTTCGTTCACTCCGTCACGCTTGCCCGGGCGGATGCATGATCACCTGTCGGTCGTCAAAGGCGACTTTAACGGCGATGAGAAGTTGGACTTTGCGATCGGTAACTTTTTTCGCCCGGCTCCCAATGAGGTGCAGTCGGTGTTGAAGGAGCCGGAGTTGTTGATTTGGATGTCGAAGTGA
- a CDS encoding YceH family protein, with product MSENDTQNDKPVVPLSANARRVLGVLVEKAKTTPDNYPMSAAAIISGCNQKSNRNPQMQLDEDDVLLALDELRGVGAAREIQGSGRVTKYRHAAYEWLDLDNPQAAVLTELLLRGPQTVGELRTRASRMCSLPDLDAVKTALETLTEKELVEALTPPGRGQTFAHKLYPPQERQYLEARVEKQAAAKSAAVPDTSKDVIDQLIARLDSVTERIDDLEARLKTLES from the coding sequence ATGTCTGAAAACGACACCCAGAACGACAAACCCGTGGTGCCACTGTCCGCCAACGCCCGTCGCGTGTTGGGGGTGTTGGTGGAAAAAGCGAAAACGACGCCGGACAATTATCCGATGTCCGCCGCGGCGATCATCAGCGGTTGCAACCAGAAATCCAACCGTAACCCGCAAATGCAGCTGGATGAAGACGATGTGCTGCTGGCGCTCGATGAACTGCGTGGCGTCGGTGCGGCTCGGGAAATCCAAGGCAGCGGACGTGTGACCAAGTATCGGCACGCCGCCTATGAATGGTTGGATCTGGATAACCCACAAGCAGCCGTGTTGACCGAATTGCTGCTTCGCGGTCCCCAAACGGTCGGCGAGCTTCGCACGCGGGCCTCACGGATGTGCAGCCTGCCGGATCTGGATGCGGTCAAGACCGCGCTGGAAACGTTGACCGAAAAGGAGCTGGTGGAAGCGTTGACGCCACCGGGACGCGGGCAGACGTTTGCCCACAAGCTGTATCCGCCGCAAGAGCGGCAATACTTGGAAGCACGCGTCGAAAAGCAGGCCGCGGCAAAGTCGGCGGCCGTGCCGGACACCAGCAAGGACGTCATCGACCAACTGATCGCGCGGCTGGATTCGGTGACCGAGCGGATCGATGATCTGGAAGCGCGTTTAAAAACGTTGGAGTCATAA
- a CDS encoding dihydroorotase — translation MTRVLFRNASVVLPNQVSNDSVLVEDGKILDVAAGADAAADQVVDCQGLHLMPGVIDDQVHFREPGLTHKEDLSTASHACAAGGVTSFLEMPNTKPPAVTIDGVRAKEQLAAEKSLVNYGFYIGATPDNAAELAKATDVPGIKIFIGSSTGNLLVDEQEALERIFAETTLPICAHCEDEQTVRANADRLAGTTDVADHSRIRDVRAAMIATKRSTDLARKYKHRFHVLHVSTGDELQYLADPAPYITAEVCLHHLFFNVDDYPRLGTRIQMNPSIKTAEDNRRLFDALLSQTIQVIATDHAPHTLEEKSVAYPKSPSGLPAVENSLALMLDQVTQGRCSINQVASWMCDAPARVWGMVGKGRIENGYDADLVLVDLNKSKTIRDAEQHTKSKWSPWDSVRLTGWPVATYVGGQKVYDAVDGFDEAFRGAKLRFDHSRGGYWATPDGIGTA, via the coding sequence ATGACCCGCGTTCTGTTCCGAAATGCATCTGTTGTGCTGCCCAATCAGGTCTCCAACGATTCGGTCCTGGTCGAAGACGGCAAGATTTTGGACGTCGCCGCCGGGGCGGACGCAGCGGCCGATCAGGTCGTCGACTGCCAGGGGCTGCATCTGATGCCGGGCGTGATCGACGATCAGGTCCATTTTCGCGAGCCCGGACTGACGCACAAAGAAGACCTGTCAACGGCCAGCCACGCCTGTGCGGCCGGTGGTGTGACCTCGTTTCTGGAGATGCCCAACACGAAGCCCCCGGCAGTGACGATCGACGGCGTCCGCGCCAAAGAGCAACTTGCCGCGGAAAAGTCTCTGGTCAATTATGGGTTTTACATCGGGGCCACGCCGGACAACGCCGCCGAGCTGGCCAAGGCGACCGATGTCCCGGGGATCAAGATCTTCATCGGCAGCAGCACCGGAAACCTGCTGGTCGACGAGCAGGAAGCACTCGAACGGATCTTTGCCGAAACCACGTTGCCGATCTGTGCCCATTGCGAAGACGAACAGACCGTGCGTGCCAATGCGGATCGTCTGGCCGGCACGACTGACGTGGCTGATCATTCACGCATCCGTGATGTCCGGGCCGCCATGATCGCGACCAAACGATCCACGGATCTGGCCCGCAAATACAAACATCGCTTTCACGTTCTGCACGTTTCGACCGGGGACGAACTGCAATACCTGGCCGACCCCGCACCGTACATCACCGCGGAAGTTTGTCTGCACCATTTGTTCTTCAATGTGGACGACTATCCTCGTTTGGGCACGCGGATCCAAATGAACCCGTCGATCAAAACCGCCGAAGACAATCGTCGGCTGTTTGATGCGTTGCTCAGCCAAACCATTCAAGTCATCGCGACCGACCATGCTCCGCACACGCTGGAGGAAAAATCGGTGGCTTACCCGAAAAGTCCCTCGGGGTTGCCGGCGGTGGAGAACAGTTTGGCACTGATGTTGGATCAGGTCACGCAAGGGCGATGTTCCATCAACCAGGTCGCATCGTGGATGTGCGACGCACCGGCGCGGGTCTGGGGAATGGTCGGAAAAGGCAGGATCGAAAACGGTTATGATGCGGACCTGGTGTTGGTGGATCTGAACAAATCGAAAACGATTCGCGATGCCGAACAACACACCAAATCGAAGTGGTCGCCTTGGGACTCGGTCCGCTTGACCGGCTGGCCGGTGGCAACGTATGTCGGCGGACAAAAGGTCTATGACGCTGTCGACGGATTTGACGAAGCGTTTCGCGGCGCCAAGTTGCGGTTCGATCACTCCCGCGGCGGTTACTGGGCGACGCCGGATGGGATCGGCACTGCTTGA